The following are from one region of the Ochotona princeps isolate mOchPri1 chromosome 4, mOchPri1.hap1, whole genome shotgun sequence genome:
- the LOC131480055 gene encoding olfactory receptor 8J2-like, translating to MASWNVTHVAEFILMGVSDRPELQIPLFFVFLLIYGLTALGNLGIITLTSVDSRLQTPMYFFLRHLAIINLGNSTVIAPKMLVNYLSTNKSISYYGCAAQLGGFLVFIVAEIFMLSAMAYDRYVAICNPLLYMVVVSRQICLLLVSLTYLQSLITALTVTPCVFSVSYCSSNVINHFYCDDVPLLALSCSDTHIPETAVFTFSGINLFFSMTVVLASYSNIVLAIVRIRSSEGRRKAFSTCASHMVAVTVFYGTLLFMYLQPRTNHSLDTDKMASVFYTLVIPMLNPVIYSLRNKDVKEALKRFLNNPCRSLKLL from the coding sequence ATGGCATCATGGAATGTCACCCATGTAGCTGAGTTTATTCTCATGGGGGTCTCAGACCGTCCAGAGCTGCAGATCCCCCTCTTCTTCGTGTTCCTGCTCATCTACGGGCTGACCGCACTGGGGAACCTGGGCATCATCACCCTCACCAGCGTGGACTCTCGCCTGCAAACCCCCATGTACTTTTTCCTGCGACATTTGGCCATCATTAATCTTGGCAACTCTACCGTCATTGCCCCTAAAATGCTGGTTAACTACTTGTCTACCAACAAAAGTATTTCTTACTATGGGTGCGCAGCCCAATTGGGAggatttttagttttcattgtggCAGAGATTTTCATGCTATCTGCAATGGCCTATGACCGCTACGTGGCTATCTGCAACCCCTTGCTCTACATGGTGGTGGTGTCTCGGCAGATCTGCCTTCTACTGGTTTCCCTCACCTACTTGCAGAGTCTGATCACAGCACTCACAGTCACCCCCTGTGTGTTCTCTGTGTCTTACTGCTCCTCTAATGTCATCAACCACTTTTACTGTGATGATGTCCctctcttggctttgtcctgttCAGATACCCACATCCCAGAAACAGCAGTGTTCACCTTCTCAGGGATTAACTTGTTTTTCTCCATGACGGTGGTTCTAGCCTCCTACTCCAACATTGTCCTTGCCATTGTGAGGATCCGTTCCTCAGAAGGACGAAGGAAGGCtttttccacctgtgcctctcacatGGTGGCCGTCACCGTGTTCTATGGCACTCTCCTTTTCATGTACTTGCAGCCCAGGACCAACCACTCACTAGACACTGACAAGATGGCCTCTGTCTTCTACACACTGGTGATCCCCATGCTGAACCCTGTCATTTACAGCCTGAGGAACAAGGATGTGAAGGAGGCCCTGAAGAGATTCCTGAACAACCCATGCCGTTCCCTCAAACTACTGTAA